A single region of the Schizosaccharomyces osmophilus chromosome 3, complete sequence genome encodes:
- a CDS encoding Rab GEF, implicated in endosomal transport: METIAGHFFLVGLSRKTFSDVVAVHKQNEESGVSGQSNALAMNVSKRLSLKQTPGASPSSSRNKDENHPGSLFTSPSISRSPCRTSLDHNSSPNVSNLAEKSKSSSSVTDSSVTTPSLSRKNSVSQLYPQNKPSLNLSGLNKDRLQTRFSIGTNYTLSDVYKSYDAYSEDLPFTPFLNPLERCFPPSLLQRYPSPKDIDKENAESYRCEFPNYVPMFVFPNDITIKRSCTRPASTHHTFGLTSEDNSKVYGICLINWVKMPLEMQSDLRKACDIWRSLYASPEDLEVANILLFKLRAEKDHLSQLREMSRKAEQTPFLNAYFSEQFATHEENIHLYEEMLRPMKNLLFGLTDIFTEGEHLWLPKAYGLLTKRPYLQSFCRDWLRVLCSSLLVDELDYIPPSDVAFLRNMSIEAYIKNVCDEIPLPPRGLSQTRVEVGPLQLCAFRSPLNEIPGWSDVDLYPLFRALDFRNILTLFEAALLESKILFLSKSISMLSYASFALIHLLYPLEWQGLFIPVLSRRLISCLEAPCSYIIGISSDAIALENLQSDSIPLVVCDLDNNLAKTYGTPVTLPASLRHKLYANLSTAAPLHSHYDIPFGVPKYVCETYPNKTVPLSTTTSFPFRERFHVPSFLSRNPWASRNLYVVPPVLNGFLRFHENNSNITIPKQFGLTRSLSRISSHGRLTAEHSRHFSSPPSTRSDSPMVHESKLPYSSVSESVRRNSMTAAHTYCDGQHEEPFKKNKSAVNVPYINNVAEKMSKHLLYKEGHKLRYVSIDLYTVGSYVVCAVSGAPLEQTHLRCDNCGLHINVGTIRYVCLPCTPVCFNGQLVSTAFLKFFTKILGPYRHYFQKKDENHQVGQRKYESFNYKKFARHSSKIHGDWIFSFCNTQAFSEFVSDRSQCDRNDPKIALFDQLLLCEKNNGKPRLFGKPTSFLQDRSFEFQKFEIAPTPDCSYEK, translated from the coding sequence ATGGAAACAATTGCAGGTCATTTCTTTCTCGTAGGATTGTCGAGGAAGACGTTCAGTGATGTGGTAGCGGTGCATAAACAGAATGAAGAGAGCGGTGTCTCAGGGCAAAGCAATGCTTTGGCAATGAATGTGAGCAAACGCCTTTCATTGAAACAAACACCAGGTGCTTCGCCATCATCATCTCGAAACAAAGATGAGAATCATCCTGGAAGCTTGTTTACTTCTCCATCCATTTCAAGATCCCCTTGTCGAACTTCCTTAGATCACAATTCTTCTCCAAACGTATCAAATCTTGctgaaaaaagcaagagcAGTTCTTCTGTAACTGATTCAAGCGTTACTACTCCGAGTCTATCTCGAAAGAACTCTGTCTCCCAACTGTACCCTCAGAATAAGCCTTCTCTGAATTTATCTGGTCTTAATAAGGATCGTTTACAAACTCGCTTCAGTATAGGCACGAATTATACACTGTCCGACGTTTACAAGTCTTACGACGCTTATTCAGAAGACCTTCCTTTTActccttttttaaacccTCTAGAAAGATGCTTTCCTCCCTCTTTGTTGCAGAGATATCCATCCCCAAAAGATAtagataaagaaaatgcagAGTCTTATCGTTGCGAGTTTCCCAATTACGTCCCAATGTTTGTGTTTCCTAATGACATAACTATCAAGCGGTCTTGCACTCGTCCTGCTTCAACGCACCATACGTTTGGCTTGACAAGTGAGGACAACTCCAAGGTTTATGGCATTTGCTTGATTAATTGGGTAAAGATGCCTTTGGAGATGCAATCGGACCTACGAAAGGCTTGTGATATTTGGCGAAGTCTTTATGCATCACCAGAAGATTTAGAAGTTGCTAATATTTTGTTGTTTAAGCTGCGTGCCGAAAAAGATCATCTTTCGCAACTACGTGAGATGAGCAGAAAGGCCGAGCAAACTCCCTTTTTAAACGCATATTTCTCAGAGCAGTTTGCTACAcacgaagaaaatataCATCTTTACGAAGAGATGTTACGTCCTATGaaaaatttactttttggaTTAACTGATATATTCACTGAAGGCGAACATCTTTGGTTGCCAAAGGCATATGGCCTTTTAACTAAACGGCCTTACTTGCAGTCTTTCTGTCGTGATTGGCTTCGAGTTTTATGCTCATCCCTTCTTGTCGATGAGCTTGATTACATTCCTCCTTCTGACGTTGCTTTCTTACGAAATATGTCTATTGAGGCTTACATTAAAAACGTATGCGATGAAATACCTTTACCGCCCAGAGGACTTTCTCAAACTCGTGTTGAAGTTGGACCTCTCCAACTCTGTGCTTTTCGAAGTcctttgaatgaaattCCTGGATGGAGTGATGTGGATTTGTATCCTCTATTTCGTGCTTTAGACTTCCGGAACATCCTAACTCTTTTCGAAGCGGCGCTGCTAGAGTcgaaaattttgtttttatctaAAAGTATAAGCATGCTTAGCTATGCGTCATTCGCTCTTATTCATCTGCTTTATCCACTAGAATGGCAGGGTTTATTCATTCCTGTTCTATCGAGGAGGTTGATTTCGTGTCTGGAAGCACCTTGCTCTTATATCATTGGTATTTCCAGTGATGCTATagctttggaaaatttaCAGTCGGATAGTATACCGCTTGTTGTATGCGATTTGGATAATAATTTGGCGAAAACTTATGGAACCCCGGTTACTTTACCTGCTTCCCTACGGCATAAATTGTATGCGAACTTGAGTACAGCTGCTCCCCTGCACTCTCATTACGATATACCTTTTGGGGTTCCAAAATATGTGTGTGAAACTTATCCTAATAAAACGGTGCCTTTGAGTACCACGACTAGTTTTCCGTTTCGAGAAAGGTTTCATGTTCCGTCCTTCCTTTCTCGAAATCCTTGGGCTAGCAGAAATTTGTATGTGGTACCACCGGTATTAAATGGTTTCCTAAGatttcatgaaaacaatTCAAACATTACAATTCCGAAACAATTCGGTCTTACAAGATCATTGAGTAGAATCTCTTCTCATGGGCGCTTAACAGCTGAGCATTCGCGTCACTTCTCATCTCCACCTTCGACCAGGTCTGATTCTCCTATGGTACACGAATCTAAACTTCCGTATTCATCTGTTTCTGAAAGCGTTCGGAGAAACTCAATGACAGCTGCTCATACGTACTGCGATGGACAGCATGAAGAgccttttaaaaaaaataaatctgCTGTGAACGTCCCTTACATAAACAACGTTGCCGAGAAAATGAGTAAGCATCTTCTTTATAAGGAAGGACACAAACTTCGATACGTTTCCATTGATTTATATACGGTTGGTTCTTATGTTGTCTGTGCTGTTTCTGGTGCTCCCTTAGAACAAACTCATTTACGATGTGACAACTGTGGCTTACATATTAATGTCGGGACAATTCGATACGTATGTTTGCCTTGTACTCCCGTTTGTTTTAATGGGCAATTGGTGTCAACTGCCTTTTTAAAGttttttacgaaaataCTTGGTCCTTATAGACACTACtttcagaaaaaagatgaaaatcaCCAAGTTGGTCAAAGAAAGTACGAGTCATTCaactataaaaaatttgcACGTCATTCATCCAAAATTCATGGAGATTGGATCTTTAGTTTTTGCAATACTCAAGCATTTTCCGAATTTGTGAGCGATCGATCTCAGTGTGATCGCAATGATCCAAAAATTGCCTTATTCGATCAGTTATTGTTAtgcgaaaaaaataatggaAAGCCTCGTCTGTTTGGAAAACCCACATCTTTCTTGCAGGATAGAAGTTTtgaattccaaaaattcGAGATAGCGCCCACGCCGGATTGTTCTTATGAAAAATAG
- a CDS encoding SPCC297.06c-like, conserved protein has product MREILDHQSSVCKQKYQLLFHRFVKEEKQIDLERCSHSRQHDLWRRFVKRWNDGKMRKQWYSLMQAPITHHNDQSSVGPSKPTSDDLYDRQELREQIQEQQNSSKRYETKVRARRETEMLDEILPKEPAGSKQALLQKKKEKQHTLKQYRERSDEETELNENDLFGESDSFTKQIERERLRKKMRDEKRQVHHSQKDEGILQKMQERKEKEKKTIEMLREMAQSRFTRSS; this is encoded by the coding sequence ATGAGAGAAATTTTAGACCATCAAAGTTCagtatgtaaacaaaaataccAGCTATTGTTCCATCGTTTTgtcaaagaagaaaagcaaattgaCTTGGAGCGGTGCAGTCATAGTAGACAGCATGACCTCTGGAGAAGATTTGTGAAACGTTGGAACGATGGAAAAATGCGCAAACAATGGTATTCCTTAATGCAGGCTCCTATAACACACCACAATGATCAGTCATCGGTGGGACCAAGCAAACCAACAAGCGATGATTTGTACGATCGTCAAGAACTACGGGAGCAGATTCAAGAACAAcaaaattcttccaaacgTTATGAAACTAAGGTAAGAGCAAGGCGTGAAACCGAAATGCTCGACGAAATCCTGCCTAAAGAGCCAGCGGGAAGTAAACAAGCGCTgttgcaaaaaaagaaggaaaaacaacaCACTCTGAAGCAATACCGTGAACGGTCAGATGAAGAAACGGAATTGAATGAGAATGATTTATTTGGTGAGTCTGACTCTTTTACCAAGCAGATTGAACGAGAGcgtttaagaaaaaaaatgcgAGATGAAAAACGACAGGTGCATCACTCCCAGAAAGACGAAGGAatccttcaaaagatgCAGGAACggaaagagaaggaaaagaaaactataGAAATGTTACGGGAAATGGCTCAGAGCCGCTTCACAAGATCATCTTAG
- the qcr7 gene encoding ubiquinol-cytochrome-c reductase complex subunit 6, with translation MQPISLAKYIQKSPFLYKLLKPVSQAYINLAGYRKFGLRYDDLTLEENEVVEKALNRLPEQESFDRVYRIRRAMQLSIENKILPKSEWTKGEEDTLYLRPIVKRVAEEKQEREAFDSLIVDRTPKQAAPSH, from the coding sequence ATGCAACCCATCTCCTTAGCCAAGTACATTCAAAAATCTCCCTTTTTGTATAAGCTTTTGAAGCCTGTTTCTCAAGCTTATATCAACCTTGCTGGTTATCGTAAATTTGGTCTTCGTTACGATGATTTgactttagaagaaaacgagGTTGTTGAAAAGGCTTTGAACCGTTTGCCGGAACAAGAATCCTTCGACAGAGTGTACCGTATCCGCCGCGCCATGCAGTTGAGCatcgaaaacaaaatcttgCCCAAATCTGAATGGACAAAGGGTGAAGAGGACACCCTTTACCTTCGTCCTATCGTCAAGCGTGTCGCGGAGGAGAAGCAAGAACGTGAGGCTTTTGACTCTCTCATTGTCGACAGAACCCCCAAGCAAGCCGCTCCCTCTCATTAA
- the ima1 gene encoding inner nuclear membrane protein Ima1, which produces MVWGKRSTVGKETPDQKNQISMGYKAFKRCFSCNQYVKRSRNGSMKEWTCPLCEAPNHFDENGEVVDYRPPTPPSYETSAPNFLSRSVERKQIKSPFCENCLRNQLLVNRMLADFLPEQNHPDYKAYEAAFPKYKESLEEKFPIVCDSCYGPVHKQLETNNYEAKNHVLGQWLVQSKEKLYSTPSSNTSSFSSMIWILRGIGFFLFYSHAIGWHLYHSIIPSFFPPFLQESLKKISKFFLLNLGVSQGAMITWLGFFVIFWNPYWLVLSQDSSASLHGREQYIRSQFISTLIRLASVYILNLYEFAVKTEFFQDANNVRSTISQVHTVLFFVVIFFLIVSFSCLDFRSPRKINLADTAHPKKSRRSKSTLASLTKKLRGSSFRAKKKDNNSKPPVFPQTTPLSSHFRKLSEMPKISPISNLQKKLEALPTSSPYSAKSTRFQNVPQSFRGKDSIKTTPTLTDPKPEINKKLDQNKKTAQLQKNHEEDTKSALFKRSGIENLFSETLNLTNDSAEVLEAKTTIRRRNGLLATVLSISFIAFLWAIQRLFQLNRMNFVCLLLAGLSSCCIYMYRNSYVLEA; this is translated from the coding sequence ATGGTCTGGGGTAAACGAAGTACCGTAGGTAAAGAGACGCCAGATCagaaaaaccaaataagCATGGGCTACAAGGCATTTAAACGatgcttttcttgtaaCCAATACGTGAAACGTTCGAGAAATGGATCTATGAAGGAGTGGACCTGTCCTCTCTGTGAAGCTCCAAACCactttgatgaaaatggaGAAGTAGTGGACTATCGCCCTCCAACACCGCCTTCGTATGAGACATCTGCTCCTAACTTTCTCTCAAGATCcgtagaaagaaaacaaataaagagCCCTTTTTGCGAGAACTGCTTGCGAAACCAGCTGCTCGTGAATCGTATGCTTGCGGATTTTCTACCTGAGCAAAACCATCCTGATTATAAGGCTTATGAAGCTGCCTTTCctaaatataaagaatctctagaagaaaaatttccTATTGTTTGTGATAGTTGCTACGGCCCTGTTCACAAACAATTGGAAACCAATAACTATGAAGCCAAAAATCATGTCTTAGGCCAGTGGCTCGTTCAGTCGAAGGAGAAACTTTATTCGActccttcttcaaatactAGCTCCTTTTCCTCTATGATATGGATTTTGAGAGGAATTGGgtttttcctcttttatTCACATGCTATAGGCTGGCATCTTTACCATTCTATTATAccctctttttttccaccatttcttcaagaatcgctgaagaagatttctaaattcttcttgttgaATTTAGGTGTGAGCCAAGGTGCAATGATCACTTGGCTGGgattttttgtaattttttggaatcCTTACTGGCTTGTTCTTTCTCAAGATTCATCTGCTAGTCTTCATGGGAGAGAGCAATACATTCGTTCTCAGTTCATCTCTACTCTAATCCGGCTAGCGTCTGTCTATATTTTGAATCTTTACGAGTTTGCTGTCAAGactgaattttttcaagacGCTAATAACGTTCGTTCCACAATCTCTCAAGTTCATACCGTCCTGTTTTTTGTCGTTATATTCTTCTTAATTGTTAGTTTTTCTTGCCTAGATTTTCGCTCTCCtcgaaaaataaatttagCAGATACGGCACATCCAAAAAAGTCAAGGAGAAGCAAGTCTACACTAGCCTCATTGACAAAAAAGTTACGAGGAAGTTCTTTcagagcaaaaaaaaaggataacAATTCCAAGCCTCCCGTTTTTCCTCAAACAACACCTTTGTCTTCACATTTTCGAAAGTTGTCAGAAATGCCTAAGATCTCACCAatttcaaatcttcaaaaaaagctcGAGGCTCTTCCAACCTCAAGTCCGTATTCTGCAAAATCTACTCGTTTTCAAAATGTACCTCAGAGTTTCAGAGGAAAGGATTCCATAAAAACGACGCCAACGTTAACCGATCCAAAGCCGgaaatcaacaaaaagttaGATCAAAATAAGAAGACAGCACAGTTACAAAAAAACCATGAAGAGGATACGAAATCTGCTCTTTTCAAACGTTCTGGCATAGAAAATCTATTTTCCGAGACGCTGAACCTGACCAATGATTCTGCTGAAGTTTTAGAAGCCAAAACCACAAtccgaagaagaaacgGGCTTTTAGCTACAGTACTAAGTATTAGCTTCATTGCATTTCTATGGGCTATACAAcgactttttcaattaaacAGGAtgaattttgtttgtttgctCCTTGCGGGGCTAAGCTCTTGTTGTATTTATATGTATCGCAATAGCTATGTTTTAGAGGCATAA